Proteins encoded together in one Gemmatimonadota bacterium DH-78 window:
- a CDS encoding sialidase family protein, translating into MGQVRILIGTSKGLFIATADEGRSAWTLDGPHFGGWQVMHAKSSPVDPDRIWASTWTDWHGQVIQRSDDGGRSWEPVGNHFAYEGEVGTHQWYDGTPHPWDFKRVWHLEPSHHDPETVFAGVEDAALFKSTDGGASWSELHGLRHHSTGGIWQPGAGGLCLHTIVIDPTRPERMFVAISAAGAFRTDDGGESWSVITRGLHSEYLPDGEAEVGHCVHRIALHPSNPDTLFMQKHWDVCRSDDAGDRWTVVSGDLPSDFGFPIVVHAHEPETIYVVPIKSDAEHYPPDGRLRVYRSRTGGNDWESLTNGLPQSGFYQNILRGAMSIDTLDPCGIYFGTTGGQVYGSADAGDHWTTVAGHLPRVLSVEASRIV; encoded by the coding sequence ATGGGGCAGGTGCGGATTCTCATCGGAACCAGCAAGGGTCTGTTCATCGCCACCGCCGACGAGGGGCGCAGCGCGTGGACGCTCGACGGCCCGCACTTCGGGGGCTGGCAGGTGATGCATGCGAAGTCGTCACCCGTCGATCCCGACCGGATCTGGGCCTCGACGTGGACCGACTGGCACGGGCAGGTGATCCAGCGCTCCGACGACGGGGGGCGCAGCTGGGAGCCGGTCGGGAACCACTTCGCCTACGAGGGCGAGGTGGGTACGCATCAGTGGTACGACGGCACGCCGCACCCCTGGGACTTCAAGCGGGTCTGGCACCTCGAGCCCTCGCACCACGACCCCGAGACGGTGTTCGCCGGGGTGGAGGACGCCGCCCTGTTCAAGTCCACCGACGGCGGTGCGAGCTGGAGCGAGCTTCACGGCCTCCGCCACCACTCGACGGGGGGCATCTGGCAGCCCGGCGCCGGTGGCCTCTGCCTCCACACGATCGTGATCGATCCCACCCGGCCCGAGCGCATGTTCGTGGCGATCTCGGCGGCCGGGGCCTTCCGAACCGACGACGGAGGCGAGAGCTGGTCGGTGATCACGCGGGGGCTGCACTCGGAGTACCTGCCCGACGGCGAGGCCGAGGTGGGCCACTGCGTGCATCGCATCGCCCTGCATCCGTCCAACCCCGACACCCTCTTCATGCAGAAGCACTGGGACGTGTGCCGGAGCGACGATGCGGGGGACCGCTGGACGGTGGTGAGCGGCGATCTGCCCTCCGACTTCGGCTTTCCGATCGTGGTGCACGCGCACGAGCCCGAGACGATCTACGTCGTTCCGATCAAGAGCGACGCCGAGCACTACCCCCCCGACGGGCGGCTGCGGGTGTACCGGTCCCGCACCGGCGGCAACGACTGGGAGTCACTCACCAACGGCCTGCCGCAGTCCGGCTTCTACCAGAACATCCTGCGCGGGGCGATGAGCATCGACACCCTCGATCCCTGCGGCATCTACTTCGGCACCACCGGAGGGCAGGTGTACGGCTCGGCGGACGCCGGCGACCACTGGACCACGGTGGCCGGCCACCTTCCGCGCGTGCTCTCGGTCGAGGCGTCGCGGATCGTCTGA